The Streptococcus respiraculi sequence GTTACCGGGCGTTGTCTTTGCCTTGAAACAAGGTGAAACTGAAGTAGCACGAGCAACAACAGGTGAAAATGGAGTAGCTCAATTTGACAACGTTCCTTATGGAGACTACACACTGGTTGAGGTTGCGACGGTTGACGGCTATGTTTTGAGCGGTGAAACACGCCCTGTCAAAATCACAGAAGTGGGTCAAGTTGTGGACTTGAAAACATTTGAAAACCATCAAATTAAGGGTAGCGTAACCGTTACAAAAGTTGATGCAGATGATGAATTTAAAGTATTGCCAGGCGTTGTCTTTGTCTTGAAACAAGGTGATAAAATTGTCGCAGAGGCAAAAACTGACTCACGCGGGACAGCGACTTTCAAGGATGTTCTTCATGGAACATACACTCTTGCTGAAAAATCAACCATTAAGGGTTATGTTTTGAGCACAGAGACTCGTGAAGTAACGATTTCTGAAGATGGTCAGACTGTTGACCTTGGTAAGTTTGCGAATAAGAAAAAACAAACCCCACCACCGTCATCAACAGAACCAAGTTCTTCAACAGAGCCAAGCTCATCATCGACGGAGCCAAGTTCTTCAACAGAACCAAGCTCATCCTCAACAGAACCAAGTTCTTCAACTGAACCTTCAAGCAGTACATCAGTACCAATGTCATCTGGTCAAACCCCACCACCGGGTGGTAGTGTATCAGGACGACCAAAAGTCATCCTTCCACGTACAGGTGAAACAGCTTCTATCTGGATGGGTGTCCTAGGACTTGCTTTGCTTGCTCTTGCAGGATTTGTATATCGTGCAAAAAAAGTAAAATAAGCTGAATAGTTAAAAAGAAAGGGAGTTCCCTTTCTTTTTCTATTATGGCTTCAAGCCAGTTCTTCTCGCAGAGAAGAACAAGAAAACCACCAGCTAAGCTGGTGGCTAACAAGGCTTCTAGCTTTCATTTATTTTTCCTAGTATAATCTAATTGTTCAGGTTAGACAAAGGAGGAAAAATAAATGACTAAAAGTAGTTATAGTTTATCACACACCAAATGGATGTGCAAATATCATATTGTCTTCACACCGAAGTACCGAAGAAAAGCCATATACTACAACATTAGGCAGGATTTAATCAAGATTTTCCGTCATCTATGCCAATATAAAGGAGTTGAAATTATTGAAGGTCACATGATGTCAGATCATGTTCACATGTTAGTTCTCATTCCTCCAAAACTTGCGATTTCTGATTTTATGGGCTATCTGAAAAGTAAAAGTGCCTTAATGATATTTGATAAACATGCGAATTTAAAATATAAGTATGGAAATCGCAAGTTTTGGGCAAGAGGCTATTACGTCAGTACGGTAGGATTAAACGAGAAAACTGTTGCGAAGTATATCCGTGAGCAGGAAAAGACTGACATCGCTCTTGATAAGTTGAGTGTTAAAGAGTATGAAGATCCATTTTCAGATGGAGGTTTTAGAACAAGATAAAAGCCTGTTGTTACGGGCATTAGTCAAGTAATAGAAGCTAACCTGAACGAAGTTCAGCGAGCGTCTTTAGACGCCCGCTGGAGGGAAACGGCTTATAGCCGGTGTACAAGCCACCCGTTTTCACGGGTGGTTATGACTGTGATTTAACACTATACTAGAGTGAGGCTGTGACGTTATTATTTGGTAATCTGTAGTGTTGCTAGCTGCTCAAGAACGGCTTCGAGAGAGGCGCCTGCTTGAAGCAAGGCTGCTGCGGTGTAGCTACCTTCGACAACAGGGACAGATTGGATATGGATGTCTTTGTCAGAGAAATCAGTGACCATTTCCATGTTCATCCGAGCGCTTCCTAAATCAAAGAAGGCAAGGATGGTGTCTGCTGGATTATTTGCGACAGTTTCTTCTACTCGGGAAAATTCCGTTCCGATACTGCCGTCTTCTAGCCCACCACAATAGGTAAGTGGGACATCTTTTGCAACTTCGGAGATTAAATCAACAACTCCTTGTGCGAGATGCTGAGAGTGCGAGACAAGGACGATACCAATTTGTGTCATACCAGTCCAGCCTCCACCAATGCTTCAAAAAGAAGACCAGAAGAGTAGGAACCAGGATCGATATGTCCAATAGAACGCTCGCCAACGTAAGAAGCTCGTCCCTTTGTAGCCTGTAAGTCCTTGGTGCTGTCAACGGCTGCTCGGATAGATTCTAGACTGAGCTGCCCTGCTTTTAGATCAGCGATGACAGGGGTCCAGACATCGACCATCGTTTTTTCACCGACTTCTGCCTTTCCTCGTTTTTGAATCATGTCAAGTCCAGCTTGAAGGCTATCAGGGAGAGAAGCATTCGCTTGTGCACTCTTGGTTAGTCCCATGAAAGCTGAACCGTAAAGTGGTCCAGAAGCTCCACCGACCTTACTGAGCAGTTGCATGGACACCACTTTAAAGATTTGATCGGAACTAGCAAATTCCTTTCCCGCTAATTCTTCCATGACCGCTGCCATGCCTCGTGCCATATTACCACCGTGGTCACCGTCTCCAATCGGTGTATCTAACTCGCTCAACAAGTCTTTATTTTCTTGGATTTTTTGCGCAAATAATTGCATCCATTTGAATACTGCTTGTGTCTCCATTCTTTCTCCTTTACCAAGCTGGGGTTTCAACTGCTGCTTCTAAAGCCTCCAACCAGCTACTATCTTTTAATTGAATGAGGGTAAGGGATAGCCCTGCCATATCGATTGATGTCATATAGTTTCCAATTTTATGGTAGACTACTTCAATTTGCTGACTCTCTAAGAGTTGTGCGACATCGTTAGCAAAAACATACTGTTCCATAAGTGGTGTAGCCCCGAGACCGTTGATAAGAAGACCGTATTTCTCGCCTGCTTTGGCTTCAAAATCTTGGAGTAATTTAGCAACTAATTCTTCAGCCAATTCTTTAGACGGTTGGAGTTTTTCTTTCTTATAGCCCGGTTCACCGTGGATACCAACACCGTATTCAAATTCATCTTCTTCTAGGACAAAACCTGGTTTTCCAACTTCAGGAACAGTAGCTCCTGAAAGGGCTAATCCAATGGTTTTAATCTGAGGAACAAGTTTATCTGCCAACTCTTTGATTTCAGCTAGGGATTTTCCTGTTTCTGCAGCATAACCCAGAATCTTATGGACTAAAATCGTTCCAGCAACACCACGGCGACCTTGTGTATAGAGGCTATTTTCGACTGCAATATCATCATCAACGACGACGCTTGCGACTTCAATGCCTTCCATTTCAGCCAATTCCTGTGCCATTTCGAAGTTCATAATGTCACCAGAATAGTTTTTGATGACCATAAATACGCCTGCACCTTCGTCAGCTGCTTTGATTGCTTCCAAGATTTGATCTGGTGTTGGGGAAGTAAAGACAGCTCCACAGACAGCAGCTGATAGCATTCCGCGTCCAACAAATCCTGCGTGAGACGGCTCGTGACCAGAGCCTCCACCTGAGATGAGCCCAACTTTGCCACGTTTTTCAGCTTTTCGAACGATGACATCATAGCCGTCTAAGCGATCGACCAATTGCCCATGCATAAAAACAAGGCCTTGAAGCATTTCATCGACAACGTGCTCTGGCTGATTGATAATTTTTTTCATGAGTATTCCTCCTAATGAATATGAGTCATAAGAAGAGATTAGCCCTAGGAAGGTGGAAGTTCGAAAGAGCCAATCTATTTCTATGACAATAGTAATGATTACGCTTACAGTATACTGGATTTTAAGGTAAAAAGAAAGGGACAAAATAGGCTGTCTGTCCCTTTGGATTTTTGGGAAAATATGGTAAGGTAGAAATAGAATGACTGGGAGATTTTGATAGGGTCTCAAATCGTTTTTCGGTTGAATGGAAGGGTAAGAAAAGAGTAAGGCATGGGAACATCTCTGATTACAAAGAAGCGGATAGCAAAGGCCTTTAAACAGCAACTAGTCCAAAAGAGCTTTGACAAACTATCGGTTGTGGATATTATGCAGGAAGCCAACATGCGTCGCCAAACTTTTTATAATTATTTTTTGGATAAATATGAATTGCTGGATTGGATTTTTGAGACGGAGTTGCAGGAGCAGGTCACAGATAATCTCAACTATATCAGTGGTTTGACCTTGCTCGATGAATTGCTTTACTATATTGAACGAAATCAGTCTTTTTATGTACAGCTGTTTGAAATCAAGGGCCAAAATGCTTTTGTTGCCTACCTAGACGGCTATTGTCAGATTTTAGTAGAGAAGATTCTTCGAGAGGTACAAAGTCAGGAGCATGTGGACTTAGAGGAGAACTATGTGCAATTCTTAGTCTCGTATCATGCGGGAGCGCTTCTCTCCTTGATTGAGCAGGGGATTCGTCAGCGTCCCTGTAAACTTTGTGAGCAATACCCTTATTTGGTGCAAGTGGTCACAAGATCCGTTAGAGAAGGAAAGGGGAAGTAAATGGTTGCCATTATTAATCAAGCTCATCACGTTATTTCTCAATATATAGATGGTTTCTTGCTGACTCATCCCGAACTTGAGCGGCTAGACCAAGAGCCTATTATCGCCTTGAAGAAGCAAGACAAGGCCTATGTCCCCTTAATTTCGGGCGGTGGTGCTGGTCATGAACCCATGCATCTAGGCTTTGTAGGGCAGGGAATGCTGACAGCGGCAGTTTATGGCGAAGTCTTTATTCCACCGACTGCTGATCAAATCTTACGTACGATTCGGCATGTACATAAAGGAAGCGGCGTTTTTGTTATCGTTAAAAATTTTGAAGCAGATCTACTGGTTTTTCAGGAGGCTATCCATCAAGCGCGTCAAGAAGGCATTCCAGTTAAGTATATTGTGTCCCACGATGATATTTCTGTCGATACCAAAAAGAATTTTCAAAAGCGACATAGAGGGCTAGCAGGAACCATTTTACTGCACAAAATTGTAGGGGCGGCCGCCCAGTCAGGTCTATCCTTGGATGACTTAGAACAACTGGCTTTAGCCTTGTCAACAGAGATTGCGACGATTGGTTTTGCAAGGAAATCAGCACGTTTTCCTCAAGCAGCACAGCCTTTATTTGAGCTAGAAGAAGGGCAGATTTCGTATGGTATCGGTATTCATGGTGAAGAAGGCTATCGGACGGTTCCCTTTGAATCATCAGAGCAATTGGCTAATGAAATTGTCAATAAGTTAAAACTGCGTTTCCGCTGGCAGGAGGGGGAAGAGTTTATCCTCTTGGTGAATAATTTAGGGACGATTTCTGAGTTAGAACAAGGTGTCTTTCTGAATGATATTTGCCAATTATTGGATTTGGAAGGTTTGCGGCTTCCCTTTATCAAGACAGGACGGTTTGCGACTAGCTTAGACATGGCAGGGCTGTCCGTTACCCTTTGCCGTGTCAAGGACCCAGTCTGGCTTGAGTATTTACAGGAAAAAACCACGGCACCAGCTTGGTAGACTGGATAGAAGAAGGTAGGATTCGGTCCTAAAATGACACAAGAGCAATGTTAAAAATTATTTTTTCTAAATAGTATTGTGTATTATATAAGTCTCTTTTTAAGAGGCTTTTTGTGCGCTGATTCGCATAACAGCTCTTTACAAGAGTCTTCGAAGGGCAGTTGTGTTTTTCCTGTGTCCCCAGTCTGACATTTTTTGTTGAAATATTTTTCTCTCTGTTTCAAGTCTTGGATTTTTTATCGAAAATTTCTTCCTTGCGTTGCTCTGGTAGTGGCTGTGGAAGAATGGGGGAACTTGTGGTAAAATAGAGAGAATAGAAAGACAAGGGATATGAGAATGACAGATACCTTTCAATTACTATTAAATCAAATTGGTCTACCGCTTGAGCTGAAAGAGTCAAGCGCCTTTTCAAATGCCAAGATTGAGCAGGTCTTGGTACATAAAAAAAGTAAGGTCTGGGATTTTACCTTTCGGTTTGAAGCGCCCTTGCCCTTGCCCCATTATCAATTGTTTAAGGCCAAGCTTCTCAACGAGTTTCAAAAAACGGGCAATCAGGCACGTTTTTCTTTCGTAACAAGCCAAGAGACGTTTGAACCAGCCTTAGTTGAGGCCTACTATACAGAAGCCTTTACAGAAGAGTTGTGCCAGAGTGCAGGTTTTCGCTCTGTTTTTCAATCCTTGCCAGTCGCATTTCGTGACGGGGTCTTGTGGATAAAAGGGCCAGCTTCTATTGATACACCGCATTTCAGAAAGAATCATTTGCCAAACTTGGTCGAGCAATTTGCCCGCTTTGGCTTTGCTAATCTTGCAGTCGATATCGAGGTTTGCGAGGAGATGACCAAGGCTCAGGTTGAGGAATTCCACGCGCAAAATGAAGAAATCCTCCAAAAAGCCAGCCAGGAAACTTTGGAAGCAATGGAGCAATTAGCCCAGATGGCACCGCCTCCAGAAGCCAGTCCGCAGCCAAGTTTCC is a genomic window containing:
- the tnpA gene encoding IS200/IS605 family transposase gives rise to the protein MTKSSYSLSHTKWMCKYHIVFTPKYRRKAIYYNIRQDLIKIFRHLCQYKGVEIIEGHMMSDHVHMLVLIPPKLAISDFMGYLKSKSALMIFDKHANLKYKYGNRKFWARGYYVSTVGLNEKTVAKYIREQEKTDIALDKLSVKEYEDPFSDGGFRTR
- the dhaM gene encoding dihydroxyacetone kinase phosphoryl donor subunit DhaM: MTQIGIVLVSHSQHLAQGVVDLISEVAKDVPLTYCGGLEDGSIGTEFSRVEETVANNPADTILAFFDLGSARMNMEMVTDFSDKDIHIQSVPVVEGSYTAAALLQAGASLEAVLEQLATLQITK
- the dhaL gene encoding dihydroxyacetone kinase subunit DhaL — its product is METQAVFKWMQLFAQKIQENKDLLSELDTPIGDGDHGGNMARGMAAVMEELAGKEFASSDQIFKVVSMQLLSKVGGASGPLYGSAFMGLTKSAQANASLPDSLQAGLDMIQKRGKAEVGEKTMVDVWTPVIADLKAGQLSLESIRAAVDSTKDLQATKGRASYVGERSIGHIDPGSYSSGLLFEALVEAGLV
- the dhaK gene encoding dihydroxyacetone kinase subunit DhaK → MKKIINQPEHVVDEMLQGLVFMHGQLVDRLDGYDVIVRKAEKRGKVGLISGGGSGHEPSHAGFVGRGMLSAAVCGAVFTSPTPDQILEAIKAADEGAGVFMVIKNYSGDIMNFEMAQELAEMEGIEVASVVVDDDIAVENSLYTQGRRGVAGTILVHKILGYAAETGKSLAEIKELADKLVPQIKTIGLALSGATVPEVGKPGFVLEEDEFEYGVGIHGEPGYKKEKLQPSKELAEELVAKLLQDFEAKAGEKYGLLINGLGATPLMEQYVFANDVAQLLESQQIEVVYHKIGNYMTSIDMAGLSLTLIQLKDSSWLEALEAAVETPAW
- the dhaS gene encoding dihydroxyacetone kinase transcriptional activator DhaS, encoding MGTSLITKKRIAKAFKQQLVQKSFDKLSVVDIMQEANMRRQTFYNYFLDKYELLDWIFETELQEQVTDNLNYISGLTLLDELLYYIERNQSFYVQLFEIKGQNAFVAYLDGYCQILVEKILREVQSQEHVDLEENYVQFLVSYHAGALLSLIEQGIRQRPCKLCEQYPYLVQVVTRSVREGKGK
- the dhaQ gene encoding DhaKLM operon coactivator DhaQ; this encodes MVAIINQAHHVISQYIDGFLLTHPELERLDQEPIIALKKQDKAYVPLISGGGAGHEPMHLGFVGQGMLTAAVYGEVFIPPTADQILRTIRHVHKGSGVFVIVKNFEADLLVFQEAIHQARQEGIPVKYIVSHDDISVDTKKNFQKRHRGLAGTILLHKIVGAAAQSGLSLDDLEQLALALSTEIATIGFARKSARFPQAAQPLFELEEGQISYGIGIHGEEGYRTVPFESSEQLANEIVNKLKLRFRWQEGEEFILLVNNLGTISELEQGVFLNDICQLLDLEGLRLPFIKTGRFATSLDMAGLSVTLCRVKDPVWLEYLQEKTTAPAW